The Oscillatoria acuminata PCC 6304 genomic interval CCCCTTCAACCCAACCACCGAAACGCCCGTCGCAATTGGGCCATACCATTTTTGTCATACCAGCGACCATGAGCCAGAATAATTTTATCCGGTTCCCAAGCCAACATCTGCTGAAACCCCTGACGCGCTAAATCTTTCCGGCCCAAAAATGTCAGTCGCAAGTCAAAGGGCGTTTTACCATCCGGGTCAGCAATTCCCGCCAACCGGACTAACAGTTTATAGGAATCGGGTACTTTATGTAATTCAAAATTTTCAATTAAATCGGTCAGAATTAAAGTGCGACTCTGGCGGTGAAAAAAGACCACTTCCTCCATAAAGCGACTCCCCCGAAAAATCACCTGATCCAGGTCATCCTTCCACTCCGGGGGCACTTCATCGCTCAAATCTGCATCAAACTTCACCTCAATTTGCTGCTGTGCTGCCCGTTCTCGTACCCCTGCCGAAGCCCAGGC includes:
- a CDS encoding DUF4336 domain-containing protein, with protein sequence MNQTNFGLYEPTGTLKPVDENIWIADGPIVKMAMYGRFIPFPTRMTLVRLGNGDLWCHSPIAMTEGLQAEIEAIGPLRYLISPNKIHYAHIGSWAKLYPEATAWASAGVRERAAQQQIEVKFDADLSDEVPPEWKDDLDQVIFRGSRFMEEVVFFHRQSRTLILTDLIENFELHKVPDSYKLLVRLAGIADPDGKTPFDLRLTFLGRKDLARQGFQQMLAWEPDKIILAHGRWYDKNGMAQLRRAFRWLG